Part of the Nitrosophilus alvini genome, TCTGTTTCATAGCTTTTCTGCTCTCTTCGTTTATAACTCTCGGTCCGCTTACATAATCGCCGTACTCTGCAGTATTGCTGATAGAATATCTCATGTTCGCAATTCCGCCCTCATACATCAAATCAACGATAAGTTTCAGTTCATGCAGACATTCGAAATAAGCCATTTCAGGAGCGTATCCCGCTTCTGTAAGTGTTTCAAAACCGGCCTGAACAAGCGCCGTTACACCGCCGCAAAGAACCGCCTGTTCACCAAAAAGATCGGTTTCTGTTTCATCTTTGAAAGTTGTTTCGATTATACCTGTTCTTCCGCCGCCTATCGCGCTTGCGTATGAAAGGGCAAGCTCTTTCGCTTTTCCTGTAGCATCCTGATATATTGCGATAAGATCCGGAATACCACCACCTTTTACAAACTCGCTCCTGACTGTATGTCCGGGTGCTTTAGGAGCTATCATGATAACATCTATGTCGCTTTGGGGTATGATCTGCCCGAAATGTATATTGAATCCGTGTCCGAATGCTATCGCATTTCCCGCTTCAAGATTTGGTTCGATATCGACCCTGTAAACATCCGCCTGAATTTCATCAGGAATCAGTATCATTACAACGTCAGCCCATTTTGCGGCATCTGCCACTTCCATAACTTTGAAGTTTTTCGCTTCCGCTTTTTTCCAACTTTTTCCTCCCGGATACAAACCGATAGCAACTTCAACTCCGCTGTCTCTGAGATTTTCCGCATGGGCATGCCCCTGACTCCCGAAACCTATAATCGCTACTTTTTTACTTCTGATAATGCTCAAATCGCAATCTTTGTCATAATAGACATTTAGTGCCATTTTATTCCTTTTTTGACTTGGTTTTCGCAATTCTATCCAAAATTTTGTAAAAATAGCCTAAAAAGGAACTTCTACAAAAAAGAAGGGACAATTCCCACTTTTGGTATAATAGAAACAATATTGAAAATTAAAAAAGAAATATAGACAATAAGGAAATTGAATGAACAAAACAAAAGATTATTCGCTTTTCAAACCAAACAGCAAGATAAAAAAAGAGGTCGATTTTATACTGGGAGAGATACTGAATCTTATTGATAAATATGCCCCTTCTATAAAAAACGAATTTAAAAGACTCAGAGAAATTTTCCTTCAAAGCAGGCAAAACAAACCTATAGAGTTTGAAAAAATCATAGCAACTCTTGATCCTGACCAGGTAAATGATCTGATTAAATCATTCTCTTTATACCTGATTCTTCTCAATATCGTTGAAGAAAGAGAAGAAGCCAAGAGAGATAAAGCTGATTTTAACGAAACAATAGAACTCCTTAAAAGGGAGGGGTTCGATAAGAAAGATATACTCGATACTCTGAAAAAAATAAAATTCTATCCCGTTTTTACTGCTCATCCTACCGAAGCCAGAAGAAGAACTTTTCTTGAAGCTCACCATGAGATCAGTGCGGATCTTGACAGAATATTCGAATTTAACGACAAAGATGCAATCGACCATTTAAGATATAAATTGACACTTCTTTGGCAGAGCAATCTGATAAGAAAAGAGAAAATCGAAGTACTTTTTGAACTGGACAACCTGCTTTATATCATCGAAAGCTCTTTAATGGGTGCTCTGAATCGTGTAAATGAAAACATAGAAAAACTTACCGGCAGACTAGAAAAACCCATTATCAGGCTCGGAAGCTGGATAGGCGGTGACAGAGACGGAAACCCTTATGTTACAAACGAAGTAATGACCCAGACGATGAAAATCCAACATGACACTATAATACATTTCTATATGGAAAAAATAGATAAACTCATACGCGAACTCTCGATAAGTACAGACCAGACGGAAGTAAATAAAGAGCTTCTTGAATCGATCAACAAAGAATCGAAGTTTTTGACCGATGAGTCAATAAAACTTCATAAAAGCGAACCTTTCAGAGCAAAGCTCTCTTTGATGAGAAAAAAACTTGAAAATAGACTTCTTTGTATAAACGCCGTAAATCCGGTTGATTTTGTCTATATAAAACCAAAAGAGCTTGTTAAAGATATAGACCTGATGATAGATTCTTTGGATGAAACAAGTTCAAAAGAGCTTAGACGCTTCAGAAATTTAGTGATCTCATGCGGTTTTCATCTGTTAAAGCTTGACTTCAGAGAACATAAAAATGTTATGCATAACGCAATAGCAGAGATATTCTCTCTTCTCGGATATGCAGATTCGGACTTTTTGGAACTTCCTCATTACAAAAGGGTGCAAATTATCACAAAAGCCATAAAAAAGCCGCCTATAACACTGCAGAACCTTTTGGGAAAGGTAACAAAGGAGACCGAAAAGATTGTAGAGGCTTTTATAAAGATACGATGGGCGAAAAACAAGATATCAAAAAGAATTATCGACAGCTTTATAATCTCTATGACAGAAGAGGCTGCAGACCTTCTGACAGTGCTTTGGTTTGCAAAACAGGCACATCTGTGGAAACCCGGACAAGAGTGCAACATATCTATAACCCCTCTTTTTGAAACGATAAACGATCTAAAACGTGCACCCGCCATCATAAAAGAGCTATACAACAATTCACAATACAGAAAGTATCTCAAAGACAGAAATAACCTGCAGGAAGTTATGATTGGATACAGCGATTCTAGCAAAGACGGCGGTATATTTGCAAGCAATTTCAATCTTAACCGTGCCATCATAAATCTTATCGATCTTGGAGAGACGCTCGGACTCGATTTTCTTCTTTTCCATGGAAGAGGAGGAAGCATAAGCCGGGGCGGCGGTCCTACTGAAGCAGCTGTTTTGGCAAGTCCGGCAAAAAGCGTAAACGGTTTTTTGAAAGTAACCGAACAAGGAGAGGTAATAAGTTCAAAATATCTCAATCCCCAGATAGCAGAATACAACCTGACAAAGACCCTCTCCGCACTTCTGCATAAATCGGTATACGACCGATTTGATATAAGGATCGACTGCGGCAAAAACGATCGTTTTACATCTCTCATGGCAAAAATAAGTGATGCATCCTACACTTCATATAGGGACCTTGTATACAATACCAAAGGTTTTGTAACCTACTTCAAGCAGGCAACTCCTATACATTTTATAGAAGAGCTAAACATCGGTTCCCGACCCTCCAAAAGAAAAAAAACGGAATCTATTGAAGACCTTAGGGCAATTCCTTGGGTATTTGCCTGGACACAAAACAGAAGCATAGTTCCAGCATGGTACGGGGTAGGAAGTGGTATCGAACTTGCACTGAAGGAAAGAGGCATAGAAGAACTGCGGGAATGCTATAAAGAGTGTCCTTTTTTCAATACAACTATAGACAATATCGCCCTGATTCTTCTAAAAACAGACCTCAATATCGCAAAAGTCTATAACCAGTTTGTAGAAGATAAAAAACTTTCTCAGATTATCTGGAACAAAATAGAAAAAGAGTTTTACAAAACAAAAAAATATATACTTATGATAAGAGATGAAAAAGAGCTTCTGGAAAAAGAGCATCTTTTAAGGCAGTCCATTCTGCTGAGAAAACCGTATCTTACGGCTCTAAATATTTTTCAGATAGAGCTGATAAAAAAATATAAAGAGGCAAAATACGCAAGACTGAAAAGAAGAATACTCGAACAGATACATACAACTATAGTAGGAATTGCACAAGGACTCAGAAATACTGGGTAGGAGCAAAGTTGAGTAAACCTACTCTCACACTAACACTAAAAAAAGGAACATAATTGAAAGAACTTTTATTAAAGCTTATCAGAGGAATGCCGAAAAAAGATATCCTAAAAAGAGATATGCCGCTTATTGACGATCTTAGACGGCTTAAAATAATAAAAGATGACGGTAAAATCGTTCAAATAAGATCTAAATACAGAGTCGGAAAAATAGATGTGGCGAAAAAGGGGACCGGCTATCTGGAAGTATTGGGTGAAAAAACAAAAGACCTTCTTATAGAACCTGAAAATCTTGCAGGAGCAACAAAAGGCGATCTTGTTATTGCCAAAAGGATTTTCAAAAAAAGCGGAAGGCCTTCTGCCAAAGTGGTATATATAGTAGAGAAAGCTTTCAGATTTTCGGTAGCATATTTTGATAAAGACAATATGCGGTTTCTTAACGTAAAAAACCTGCTTCCAGTCACCGTTCACGCAACAAAAAAATCTCTTAATCTTCTTCCCAATCATACAGTTGTAAAAATAGATAATGAAAACCACCTTATAAGTGAAGTTTTGGGAGTTTTAGAAGACCCTAAAGTGGATGAAAAGATATCTCTTGCACTCTACAACAAAAAGGAGGAATTCAGCAAAGAGGCAGAACTTGAAGCAAGCGGTTATGCAACATATGTGGACAAAGAACTATATCCAGAGAGAATAGACCTTACTCACTTGCCTTTTTGCACCATAGACCCCGCAACTGCAAAAGACCATGATGATGCCATCTATTTCGATACGGAAGAAAATGCTCTTTATGTTGCCATAGCGGATGTGAGCGAATATGTAACCATGTTCGGTCCTATCGACCAGGAAGCAAAAGAGAGAGGATTTTCCATATATTTCCCCCACAAATCGATACCTATGTTGCCAAGGGCTCTGAGCGAAGGTATATGTTCACTTAAGCCGGAGGTTAACAGACTCGCATTTGTGAGTAAAATAACACTTGATAAAACCACTCTGAAACCGATAAAAGAAGAGCTTTTCGAAGCCATTATAAAATCAAGAAGAAAGTACAGCTATGAGCGTATAGATGAATTTTTGGAAGGAAAATTTGAAGATATTGATGAAACTGACAAAGAGATACTAAAATTCCTTCTTCCTCTTTCAAAGGTAACCGGAAAGCTTAGAAAGATAAGACTGCAAAAAGGTTTTGAATTTACAAATCCGGAAATAAGAATAATCCTTGACGACGAGTTGAAACTCGTAGCAACAAAAATAGAAGAAGAGACCGAATCACATGCACTTATAGAAGACTGCATGCTCCTTGCAAACAAGGCGACGGCAAAAATGTTCGAATATGGCATATTTAGAACACATGAAGAACCGGATATCAAAAAGATCGAAGAGATGCTTGACGACCTTGCCACTATCGGCATTTTTGCCAAACAGTATCGAAATATACACGAACTGATCCGCTCGATTCAAAAACAGGCTCAAGAACTGGGCGTACAAAAACATGTGGACAAACTTATAATAAGAGCTCAGAAACAGGCTGCCTATACAGCTGACAATATAGGCCATTTTGGTCTCGGATTTGAAGAATATACACATTTTACCTCGCCTATCAGAAGATATTCCGACCTGACTCTTCACAGACTTCTTAAAGCAATACTTGATAAAAATGATAAAAAGCTCGATTATATATTAAGGAATATAGAGTCACTAACCGTAAAGATAAGTGAGCTTGAGCGCGAAGCCGCACGTGTGGAATGGGACTTTATAGACAGAAAGTTTGCCAGATGGGCCAAAGAAAACATCGGCAAAAGTTTTAAAGCTGTTATAACCGATCCCCAGAGTATGCCGATAGCAGTCATAGAGGACGAAATCATAGGTGCAAGAGTGTTTTTGCTAGACGAAGATGTGGAACTATTTGAAAAGGTGCTCATTGAGATAAAGGATGCTGATCTTGCTACAACTAAAATTATCGGCAAAATTGTTCAAAGACTGGATATGGAGGAAAATAGATCATGAAAAAGAGATTTGCAGCTATTGTCCTTATCATACTGATAGCTATTCAGTTTGTGCCCTATGGAAAAGATCATAAGAATCCTCCTGTTGTTTCGGAACCTCAATGGGACTCTCCCAAAACAAGGGAGTACTTTTTCAGAGCTTGCAAAGATTGTCACAGCAATGAAACCGAGTGGCCGTGGTACAGCAATATAGCACCTATGTCGTGGCTTATACAAAGAGACGTTGAAGAAGGAAGAGAGCATTTCAATATATCTGAATGGGGCGTTAAAAGAGAAAATGATGGTGAAGAAGCTGCCGAAGAGGTACGTGAAGGCGAAATGCCTCCGTGGTTTTATCTTATAGCTCACCCAGAAGCCAGGCTCAGCAAAGAAGAGAAAAAAAAATTCATAACGGGTCTTATAAAGACTTTCGGTGACAAAAAGAGAGATGATGACCATCATGATGAGGATTAAAGGCTGAAAAAGTGTATAAGAAAGCTCTAGACGAAATTTTACAAAAAGGAATAGATTTCAAATCGATACTTCTATATGGAGAATCATCATACTACATAAAAAAATATTCCGATATCATTGCCGACAGACTCTCTCCAAAAGAACAAAGAATGGTTCTCTATTTTGACGAATACAGTTTTGAGAGTGCAAAATCGCACCTTTCTCAAGCATCACTTTTCGCGGATGCCAATCTCCTTGTTATCAAACATGACAAAACGATACCGAAATCGGAACTGACAAAACTAATCGAGATTTGCAAAAAAAATGAAAACAGCTTTTTTATATATGAATTTTACGGAAATGATACTAAAAAGCTTCCGAAAATTTTTGATAAAAAAATGGATGCGATAAATGTAAGATTTTTCAAACCATCCTTTTACGAAGCAAAAAAAGAGGTTCAAGAATATATAAACAGGAAAAAAATTGATATAGATGATGGTTCTCTAAGTCATCTTATCCTGCTTCTTGACAATAACATAGAGCTTGTATTAAAAGAGTTAGAAAAACTGTCACTAAAAAACTTGAAAATAGGCACAAAAGAGATTGACGATCTTGTATATCCGTTGACAACCGTCAATCTGGAGCGTTTTTTTCACGAACTGCTTAGCAAACAGCCCATTATTTCCATGCTTGAAAAAATAGAAGAAGAGTCAAATGAAATACAGATACTAATCGGCCTGCAAAACTATGTTCAGCAGCTTTTTATGTTTCAAAGTTTCGTAAAAATCTCGGGCAGATTCGATTCAAGGGAAGTTCTTGGATACAGACTGCCGCCAGCTATAGAAAAAGAGCGCCTGGCACTTGCGCTCAAAATAAAAGAACAAAGTTTTCTAAAGATAATGGCCCTTCTGCTTGAAACTGAGCTGGAAATCAAAACAAAAAGCAATATAGACAAAAAAGGATATTTATATTCTTCCTTAATAAAACTTCAAGCTATATTGTGATATTATTGGCGCCTATTTTGGGAAAATGTACCCCAAAAAGCAAACCTTGCCGTCAAAAGACGGATATATAGCCAAAAGGAGAATAGATGAGACATTACGAGACACTTTTTGTGTTAAAGCCTACTCTTACGGAAGAAGAGAGTAAAGCCAAGTTTGACTTTATTAAAGAGGTCATTGAAAAAAATGGCGGTGAAATAGCAGCTTATGAAGATTTCGGAGTCAGAAAGCTTGCTTATCCTATCGAAAAATTCGAAAGAGGCCACTACTACGTTATATACTTCAAAGCGCCTTCAACAACGGTACTTGAACTTGAAAGAATCTACAGAATCACTGAAGATGTCATCAGATTTCTTACTATGAAATATGAGACAAAAAAAGATGTTGCAGCTTGGGAAAAGATGGTTCAAAGAGCACAAAAAGCCACACAAAAGGAAACAGCAGCAGCTGAATAACAGGAAAATTTTATGTACAACAAAGTTATAATGGTAGGAAACCTTACCAGAGATATTGAACTGAAATATACCCAAAACGGAATGGCTATTGCAAAAACAGGCATTGCCACAAATAGAAGGTTTAAATCCCAAAGCGGCGAGCAGAAAGACGAAGTATGTTTTATAGACATTACACTTTTTGGCAGAGCCGCGGAAGTTGCCAATCAATATCTTTCAAAAGGCAGACGCGTTTTGATTGAAGGAAGATTGGTATATGAACAGTGGGTAGACAATACCGGGCAGAAAAGAAGTAAACACTCAATTGCCGTTGAAAATATGCAAATGCTAGGCAGCAGAGACGAAGCCACGGCTACAACAGGAAACTATGAACAGCCTAGACAGAGTGTTCAGCAACCTCAGCAAAGCCCGGAGATACCCGAAATAGATATTGACGACGACGAAATACCATTTTAGTTAGGAGAAAATAATGGCCGAAAAAAGAAAATTCAAAAAAAGATATTGCAAATACTGCGAAGCGAAGGTAAATTTCATAGATTACAAAGATATAGAGCTTTTGAAGCACTCCTTAAGTGAAAGATATAAAATTATGCCAAGAAGACTTACAGGAAACTGTAAAAAACATCAGGAAATGGTTGAAGAAGCTATCAAAAGAGCAAGACACGCCGCACTTGTTCCTTATATAGTAGACAGAAAAAGAGTTGTAGCAAATCCTTTCGAGGAGATAAAACCTCTTTATACAAAATAATAAAAGGGCTTTTGCCCTTTTTCTTCTTTTATGAGTTGAAATATTTGTCTACACTCTTTTTATAAATCGAATCCATTGTGTATATTTTATCCCTGAACGATCCTGGATCAGCCAGGTCTTTGTCAAACTCTTTGTTTATATCGCTGCAGGCAATTTTCAGCATAGTCTCATACACCTTTTTACTGTCAAAATAGGAAGGTGTATCAATGATGAAATCCCTCAAAATTTTATGAAGTTTTTCGTTTTTAAAATCTATAAAACTGTAAGCGTTATACGTAACGAAGACATTTCCTTCAAAATCTCTCCATATTTTGGAAAACTCTTCAAAAAGTTCTTCTTTAAGTTTGTCAATATTTTTGAAAATAATAAGATCAAATCCGGAAAACATCTCAAGTTTAAGATCCTCATCATCTAATATGTCACATGGAACGATACAAAAAGGCATCTTTTCAAAAGAGTAGTCCGATGCATTTAATACAAGATCTATCAGAAAGTTTGCAAAAAACGGGTCTTCATATCTAAAAGCCGCTCTCTTTGTACTCTGATCCACAATTTTTATCTTATCTGCATATGCACTGAAATGGAGCTCTTTACCCAAAATTCTCTCCATACTGATGGAAAATGTGGGAAGTGAAACGGAGCGTATTTTATCTTTGACTCCGATATTTTCAAGCATCTCGTTTGCATCAAATATGGTCTCATTCAAAAAAGATATGGCTTTTGAATTATCCATGCCAAACCTTTTGAGACGGTTTAAAAGTATATACCCGCTTCTTTTATCGCTGCTGAGAATAAATTCAAGTGCAAGTATAGTAAGATATGCAACATATGAAAATCTGAGTTTTCTTGACGAGAGAGTCATTTTTATACTCTCTGGATACTCAATATAGGGATGACGCAGAAGGTGCGCCATAAGATATCCGTCGTAAAGATATTGAAAAAACCCCAGAACCTGTTCAAAATAGTGTTTGTTAACTTCAATCATCGTTTTGCCGAAAGTTCTCTCTTCCATAACTCTTGCTGTGTATGAATAGAGCTCTTTGGGTGTTTTGAAGAACTTTTTGAATTTTTCATCAGCCTGATCGGCCATAAAAGTTATACCCATAATATCAGTTACCAACAAAGAACGCCCTTCGCTTCTTAAATCTCTAAATGAAAAAAGAGGCGCAAGTTTTTTAAAAATTGCTGTTTTTAATATTCCGAACATCTCATAATGCTCAAATTCGTCCAAAGCAACATTTGACATAGAGATTTTGGTATCTATATGCTCGTATGTCAGTCTTTTTACCTCATCAAATCCGAGTCTCGTTATAGCGTTTGATATTGAACTAATATCCATTTTTCCGGCTTTTTCGACCGAATTGGCTTTTTTTATGATTTCGGCCTCAAGTTCGGGAAGCGCTTCGATGTGTGTTTTGAATTTCACTACGGTGGTATTGGGATCGTCAAGTTCGAGCATCAGATTAATAACCGCTTTGACGGTATCGAGCCTTTCATCTTTTTCTATATCATTTTCGGAGATGTTTCTTTCAAGGCGAAAATTTATTCTATGCGGTTTTTTTACATATTTCTCAAAAAAATCAACGGATTTCAAAGACTCTTCAAACATAACCCCCATCTCTTTAAGGGTTTGCCTTTTTATCTCTACCGTTTTTTCCAGATTTTGAATCTTTATCTCTATTTTTGTTTTTTTAACCTCTTCAATCTCTCTTTTTTCTATTGCTGCACCGTTTTTGGAAACATCAAGAATTTTTCCTATTCCCTCTATATAAAGATTGTCTACATGATATCTGTCACACTGGCGTTTACTAAGAGCAGTATCTTTTTTCTCTTTCTCTTCGGTTGCAGCCTTATTCTCTTTTTTCTTTTTCCCAAAATCAAAAAGCCCCATATCAACCTTCTTTTTCGCTGTTTTCAAAAATAAGCACTCTTTTATCCGCAGTATCATCTGAGAAGAGAAAAATCTCTTCATATGAGACAAGTCTCATAGGTGACACTCTTTTTATATCCTCTATACTGTGATAATACTGCACGATAGAACTTCTGTTTTTTTTAAAGCAACCATTTTCTTTTTCAAAAACCGTTATATCGGTATTCAAAATTTCATTCTCAAAAACCGCATCAACAGCGATAAAAATATCATCTTTATCTATTACCATGACTCCCTGTGCGATATCTCCGAATCCATAGGCGGTATTAATATCGCAGTAGAGCTTCCCTCCCTCTTTGAGAACTTTTTTTGCACATTTCAAAAACTTTGCAAGCTCTTTTTTGTCAAGATAATTCAAAACATCAAATATAGCAACCGCAGCATCAAATTTCTCATTTACATCACACAGGTCTTTACACTCCGCATCAACACCGGATTGACGTGCACGTCTGACCATTTCACCGCTTAGGTCTATACCTTTTGCCTCAAGACCGGCAGCTTTTGCTTTTTGCAAAAAAGAACCGCTTCCGCAACCGATATCAAGTATCTTCTTTGCGCCGCTTTTTTTGAGTTTTTCCAAAAAAAGCCGATGCAGATACTCTATCTCTTCATCAAATCCCAGATACGGTTCTATTTTTGCATAAAGGTCAAGACCCATTCAAAGCCCCGCTTATCTTCTCATACAATGAAAGTATTTCATCTTTCTTGGCAAAAAAGCTGTTTTTGTTGGCTATAAGATGCGCACTCGATTCCATAATAGTCAAAGCCGGCTTGAGACCGTTTTGCTTCATTGTCTCTCCGGTCTCCACAATATCGACTATAATATCGGCAAGTCCTACCAAAGGTGCAAGTTCAATTGAACCGTAGAGTTTTATTATCTCTACCGGGACAGCCCTTTTAGAAAAGTAGTCTCTGGCTATATTGGTCATTTTTGTGGCAACTTTCAAAGATGGTCTGTCCAGGTCAAGCTCTTCATCACATTTTATACCGATTGCGACTTTACATTTACCGATACCGAGATCAAGAAGTCTGATAAGATCCAATTTTTGCTCTTCAAGCACATCAAGACCCACAACTCCCACATCTGCCGCCTGATGATATACATATGTAGGGACATCCTGGTTTCTCACAAGAAGAAATCTGAAGTTATCCGTTTCCAGTATCAGTTTTCTCTCCTCAAAAACAAACTTTCTATCAAATATCTTTTCAAATATTCCCAGACTCTCATCGGCTATCCTGCCTTTTGGAAGAGCTATAGTCAGCATTATATTTCCTTTGCCAATCTGTTTTCTTCTATAATTTTCATCATACCTTTAAATATCAAAGCTTCATCATATACAGCGTTTTGAAAAAATGAACTCAAAACTCTACCGTCACCGCCGGTAAAAAACAGTCTCCTCGAGCCTGCCGTATCTTTTATCATTAAAATAACGGATTTTAGCGCAGCGAAACTCAAAGCATCTTTAGTATTTTGAGGCAACACATCAATATCGACAGAAAAATCAAATTCAACATCCAAAACGGGAGATATAGATGCAAAAGCACTTCTCACAGCCCTGAATCCAGGCATTATAAAACCTCCAAGATGCCTGCCTTTTTGCATCACATCAACGGTAATGGCACTGCCTGCATCAATTGCAACACCGTCATACACCT contains:
- a CDS encoding class I SAM-dependent DNA methyltransferase, coding for MGLDLYAKIEPYLGFDEEIEYLHRLFLEKLKKSGAKKILDIGCGSGSFLQKAKAAGLEAKGIDLSGEMVRRARQSGVDAECKDLCDVNEKFDAAVAIFDVLNYLDKKELAKFLKCAKKVLKEGGKLYCDINTAYGFGDIAQGVMVIDKDDIFIAVDAVFENEILNTDITVFEKENGCFKKNRSSIVQYYHSIEDIKRVSPMRLVSYEEIFLFSDDTADKRVLIFENSEKEG
- the hisG gene encoding ATP phosphoribosyltransferase; the protein is MLTIALPKGRIADESLGIFEKIFDRKFVFEERKLILETDNFRFLLVRNQDVPTYVYHQAADVGVVGLDVLEEQKLDLIRLLDLGIGKCKVAIGIKCDEELDLDRPSLKVATKMTNIARDYFSKRAVPVEIIKLYGSIELAPLVGLADIIVDIVETGETMKQNGLKPALTIMESSAHLIANKNSFFAKKDEILSLYEKISGALNGS
- a CDS encoding type III pantothenate kinase, with the protein product MRLLLCDIGNSFAHFYKDKKVYKEEINDALEKYKELKLFYICVNSAAQKRVKNYKNWVDISPYVDIDTDYKGMGIDRKVLCKEVYDGVAIDAGSAITVDVMQKGRHLGGFIMPGFRAVRSAFASISPVLDVEFDFSVDIDVLPQNTKDALSFAALKSVILMIKDTAGSRRLFFTGGDGRVLSSFFQNAVYDEALIFKGMMKIIEENRLAKEI